In a genomic window of Terriglobales bacterium:
- a CDS encoding VWA domain-containing protein has translation MNSEPSKPTFSATVKVVNLFATVRDKHGQIISNLSKDDFSLEEDGRPQAIKYFTRETDLPLKLGLLVDTSMSTLSALPDERNASGTFLTKVVREDKDSAFLIHFDREVELLQDLTSSKQKLASALEEIEPTQRTDQGNSGGSPGGYPGGGRGRRRHFGGGGTLLYDAIFLASDELMQKQQGRKALILLTDGDDRGSKTSLESAVESAQRANTLVYCIYFKGEEPSAFGGYGGRHGGWNRGGMGRPGAGRYPQESREDGKKVLERIAKQTGGRMFEISKKQSVDQIYSQIEQELRNQYNIGYTPDHGGTASAYHKIHLAARDKNDVVQTRDGYYD, from the coding sequence GTGAACTCTGAACCCTCGAAACCTACATTTTCTGCGACGGTGAAGGTCGTTAATTTGTTCGCGACCGTGCGCGACAAGCACGGGCAAATCATCAGCAATCTTTCGAAGGATGATTTCTCGCTCGAAGAAGATGGCCGTCCGCAAGCCATTAAATATTTCACCCGCGAGACTGACCTGCCGCTCAAATTAGGATTGCTCGTCGATACCAGCATGAGCACACTGAGTGCGCTCCCCGATGAACGCAACGCCAGCGGAACGTTTCTTACTAAAGTTGTGCGCGAGGACAAGGACTCGGCGTTTCTGATCCACTTCGACCGCGAAGTTGAGCTGCTCCAGGACCTCACGTCGTCCAAGCAGAAACTGGCCTCCGCCTTGGAAGAGATCGAACCTACTCAGCGCACCGATCAGGGGAATTCAGGTGGATCGCCCGGAGGATACCCGGGAGGCGGCCGAGGCCGGCGTCGTCACTTTGGCGGTGGCGGTACGCTGCTTTACGACGCCATCTTTCTCGCCTCGGATGAGTTGATGCAAAAGCAGCAAGGACGCAAGGCGCTCATCCTGCTTACCGACGGCGACGATCGTGGCAGTAAGACTTCACTCGAGAGCGCGGTTGAATCTGCTCAGCGCGCGAATACTCTGGTCTACTGCATTTACTTCAAAGGGGAAGAACCCAGCGCCTTCGGCGGATATGGCGGCCGGCATGGCGGCTGGAATCGCGGAGGGATGGGCCGCCCCGGTGCGGGTCGCTATCCGCAGGAGTCTCGAGAGGATGGCAAGAAGGTCCTCGAACGCATTGCGAAGCAGACCGGCGGGCGTATGTTCGAGATCTCGAAGAAACAGTCGGTCGACCAGATCTATTCCCAAATTGAGCAAGAGCTGCGCAATCAATACAACATCGGCTACACACCCGATCACGGCGGAACAGCGTCTGCCTACCATAAGATCCACCTGGCTGCGAGGGACAAGAACGACGTCGTACAGACGCGAGATGGATATTACGACTGA
- a CDS encoding VOC family protein: MAKLSRFERLDQAIGKLFSRSDALPVRGDAEIAPLVRVAGELRNLPREEFIERLRSDLERSTSMAARAESIPEVHAQAAPALRFKKAGIAIDFYKRAFGAKEIMRFETEGGIGHAELMIGDALIMLGEEWPQGGRFSAETLGNTPISIELNVPDVDAFVAHAVAEGATIANPVKDQFYGYRQGTLRDPFGYLWGVSTVKERMSVEEMHRRFRVMTSEEPKKTKVDPVPKGYRTVTPYPVAQDAAALIEFVQRAFGAEEKFRAIGSAGGIHAEIRIGDSMLMMGGGGPGLSWRGESTPMAFHMYVPDCDATYKRALEAGGTSIGEPVDQSYGERSGAIKDPAGNFWYIATYRGENYKWEGAPDVQPYLHPVRALPVIDFMKRAFGAEDLGRYASPDGVIHHMTMKIGSSHLEMGEAQGIYQPMPGMFYLYVPDCDTVYHRALAAGATSIAELTDHPYGDRSGGVKDAFGNTWYIATHIKDMEQ; encoded by the coding sequence ATGGCTAAGCTCTCACGCTTCGAACGACTGGATCAGGCAATCGGCAAGCTGTTCTCCCGCAGCGACGCGTTGCCGGTACGCGGCGATGCTGAAATAGCGCCACTTGTGCGTGTCGCGGGTGAATTGCGCAACTTGCCGCGCGAAGAATTTATTGAACGTTTGAGATCTGATTTGGAAAGGAGCACTTCTATGGCGGCAAGAGCAGAATCCATCCCGGAGGTTCACGCACAGGCGGCGCCGGCGTTGAGATTCAAGAAAGCCGGAATTGCAATCGATTTCTACAAGCGCGCTTTCGGTGCGAAGGAGATCATGCGCTTCGAGACAGAGGGCGGCATCGGACATGCGGAGCTCATGATTGGCGACGCACTCATCATGCTCGGTGAAGAATGGCCGCAAGGCGGACGCTTCAGCGCGGAGACACTCGGCAATACGCCCATTAGCATTGAACTCAACGTTCCTGACGTCGATGCCTTTGTCGCGCACGCGGTTGCTGAAGGCGCGACGATAGCTAATCCGGTGAAAGATCAGTTCTACGGGTACCGGCAGGGAACTCTGCGTGATCCCTTCGGATACCTCTGGGGTGTTTCCACGGTCAAGGAACGTATGTCGGTTGAGGAGATGCATCGCCGCTTCCGTGTCATGACGAGCGAGGAGCCCAAGAAAACGAAAGTGGATCCTGTCCCGAAAGGGTACCGCACGGTCACACCGTATCCGGTGGCGCAAGATGCGGCGGCGCTGATCGAGTTCGTGCAACGTGCGTTCGGAGCGGAAGAGAAATTCCGGGCTATCGGCTCGGCCGGCGGCATTCATGCGGAGATTCGCATCGGCGACTCCATGCTGATGATGGGCGGCGGCGGTCCTGGACTCTCATGGCGCGGCGAATCGACGCCGATGGCGTTTCACATGTACGTCCCCGATTGCGATGCAACGTACAAGCGAGCGCTCGAAGCAGGTGGTACCTCGATCGGCGAACCGGTCGATCAGTCCTACGGAGAACGTTCGGGCGCTATAAAGGACCCGGCGGGCAATTTCTGGTATATCGCCACCTACAGAGGTGAGAATTACAAATGGGAAGGGGCGCCCGATGTGCAGCCGTATCTGCATCCCGTGCGCGCGCTACCCGTAATTGATTTCATGAAGCGCGCCTTCGGTGCCGAAGATCTGGGCCGCTACGCATCGCCCGATGGAGTGATCCATCACATGACGATGAAGATTGGCAGCTCTCATCTAGAGATGGGCGAAGCACAAGGCATCTATCAGCCGATGCCGGGCATGTTCTATCTATATGTCCCAGACTGCGACACGGTGTATCACCGTGCCCTGGCTGCAGGAGCCACCTCAATCGCCGAGCTCACCGACCATCCGTATGGCGATCGCAGTGGAGGAGTGAAGGACGCGTTTGGCAATACGTGGTACATCGCGACACACATTAAAGATATGGAGCAATAG
- a CDS encoding RNA polymerase sigma factor, translated as MKALKNDADERLLVEAAKRDPARFGDLYQRNVYQVYVYVSRRVGTREEAEDITSDVFHHALENLKSFEWRGAPFAAWLIRIAAHRIIDRWRSTARETGNPITDEPKDPRMEEIEERAALFQLVKRLPEDQRRVVVSRFVEEKSIREIAQELGRSEGAVKQLQFRALEKLRASVEGGNG; from the coding sequence TTGAAGGCTTTGAAGAATGACGCGGACGAGCGGCTTCTAGTGGAAGCCGCGAAGCGCGATCCCGCGCGCTTTGGGGACCTCTATCAGCGGAATGTGTATCAGGTATACGTCTACGTGTCGCGGCGGGTGGGCACGCGCGAAGAGGCTGAAGACATTACCTCCGACGTGTTTCACCACGCGCTGGAGAACCTAAAGAGTTTCGAGTGGCGTGGAGCGCCGTTTGCCGCCTGGCTGATTCGTATTGCGGCACATCGCATTATCGATCGCTGGCGGAGCACGGCCAGGGAGACTGGGAACCCGATTACGGATGAACCAAAGGACCCTCGCATGGAAGAGATTGAGGAGCGAGCGGCTCTCTTCCAGTTGGTAAAGCGTCTTCCCGAGGATCAGCGGCGAGTTGTGGTGTCGCGTTTCGTTGAGGAGAAGAGTATTCGGGAGATCGCGCAGGAACTGGGACGAAGTGAAGGAGCGGTGAAGCAACTTCAGTTCCGCGCTCTGGAAAAACTTCGCGCAAGCGTGGAGGGTGGTAATGGCTAA
- the pstS gene encoding phosphate ABC transporter substrate-binding protein PstS, protein MRKFFGIGLGTALLLSWGAHIGVCQQGIVLVGSGSTVPAPLVSKWTEVYNQQSHNVQVRYVAIGTDEGIAAISHGSGDFALGEIPLSTQQLSKAGLIQIPAVVIGIVPIYNIPGVRSELRFSGEVLADIFMGKIKTWNSPALEKLNPGVALPAVPIKVVYRPAGRGSNFIFTEFLSKVSPKFRSEVGTSSSPKWPVGKPAERSSEMVETVKSESGAIGFVEAQYAIESKIPSGLVLNASKHFVKASPESLAEACRAVEAPSFDKFSASLTNPPGEHSFPISSYDWLYLRVHGQDAERATALRGFLTWTLSDGQQIATKNGYSELPIPLRVKIGARLRDLK, encoded by the coding sequence ATGAGAAAGTTCTTTGGCATTGGTCTGGGAACGGCTCTCCTGCTCAGCTGGGGCGCACACATCGGGGTCTGTCAGCAGGGTATTGTGCTGGTAGGTTCGGGTTCCACGGTTCCAGCTCCACTCGTGAGCAAGTGGACGGAGGTGTACAACCAACAGAGTCACAATGTTCAAGTGAGATATGTTGCCATCGGCACTGACGAAGGCATTGCTGCGATTTCTCACGGCAGTGGCGATTTCGCCCTCGGGGAGATTCCCTTGAGTACGCAGCAACTCTCCAAGGCTGGACTGATCCAGATTCCCGCGGTTGTGATCGGGATCGTTCCCATCTACAACATCCCCGGCGTTAGGAGCGAATTGCGATTCTCGGGAGAGGTTCTGGCAGACATCTTCATGGGCAAGATCAAGACTTGGAACTCTCCGGCTTTGGAGAAACTCAATCCCGGAGTAGCTCTACCCGCGGTGCCGATCAAAGTAGTCTATCGTCCAGCGGGAAGAGGGTCGAACTTCATCTTTACTGAGTTTCTCTCCAAGGTGAGTCCGAAGTTCCGCAGTGAAGTTGGGACTAGCTCTTCTCCCAAGTGGCCGGTAGGCAAGCCGGCGGAGCGCAGTTCCGAAATGGTAGAAACGGTCAAGTCGGAGTCGGGCGCGATTGGATTTGTCGAGGCTCAGTATGCGATTGAGTCGAAGATTCCGTCTGGTCTGGTCCTCAATGCTTCAAAGCATTTCGTGAAGGCTTCACCGGAGAGCCTAGCGGAGGCATGTCGTGCTGTCGAGGCACCGTCTTTCGACAAGTTCTCTGCCTCGCTGACGAATCCGCCAGGCGAGCACTCTTTTCCCATCTCCAGCTATGACTGGCTTTATCTCCGCGTGCATGGGCAAGATGCCGAGCGAGCAACAGCCCTGCGCGGCTTCCTTACCTGGACGCTCTCCGATGGCCAGCAGATCGCCACCAAGAACGGATACTCGGAGCTGCCGATACCGTTGCGCGTCAAGATAGGCGCTCGGCTGCGAGATCTGAAATAG
- a CDS encoding gluconokinase — translation MVLLIMGVAGSGKTLIGTMLAKTLKWNFADADQFHPVANIQKMSQGVPLTDADREPWLRAMRHAIAGWIKSGQNAVLACSALKRQYREQLTVGPEVRIVYLKGEPDLIHERLSHRQAHFMKAEMLSSQFADLEEPTDAIVVDISRSPDQIVSEIQRRLSLSGLGQ, via the coding sequence ATGGTGCTGCTGATCATGGGAGTCGCTGGCTCAGGCAAGACGTTGATCGGCACCATGCTTGCGAAAACACTGAAATGGAACTTTGCCGATGCTGACCAGTTCCATCCTGTCGCCAACATTCAGAAGATGAGCCAGGGCGTACCGCTCACGGACGCCGATCGTGAACCGTGGCTCCGCGCCATGCGGCATGCCATCGCCGGCTGGATCAAATCGGGACAGAATGCTGTGCTCGCGTGTTCAGCCTTGAAGCGACAGTACAGAGAGCAGCTCACAGTCGGCCCGGAAGTTAGGATTGTCTACTTAAAGGGTGAACCCGATCTGATTCATGAGCGCCTGTCGCATCGGCAAGCTCATTTCATGAAGGCGGAGATGCTCTCCAGCCAGTTCGCCGACCTCGAAGAACCGACAGACGCGATTGTCGTCGATATCTCACGCTCGCCCGATCAGATCGTTTCGGAAATACAACGCAGGCTTAGTTTAAGTGGATTGGGTCAATAG
- a CDS encoding Spy/CpxP family protein refolding chaperone: MKAKFVFIMLLLVTAVPVTLLGRTDVGTNDLPSFQIETPASEANATTIANVLSAPSAFPRGPRALLEDYQAEMAEITQSFSARVAAIAQAVQSGQLSSEQGQKLSTEQYQMAQMQFDLLSAWREMLEQDLARTPEAKPDPSAPQASEIVMVALPFSSLQLNPSLAQYLDLTDSQSSAIQELMTEERGNLQPLMAQLRSTREKLLAATGSANDKEVKALAATQANMLAKLIVANSRMQAKLYKLLTPEQRKKLDNFKRTSEPMIASR, from the coding sequence ATGAAAGCAAAGTTCGTCTTCATCATGCTGTTATTAGTTACTGCGGTCCCAGTCACATTGTTGGGCCGCACCGATGTGGGTACGAATGACCTTCCATCGTTCCAAATAGAGACGCCGGCATCCGAGGCGAACGCTACGACGATCGCAAATGTACTCTCTGCTCCTTCGGCCTTCCCGCGTGGACCGCGGGCGCTGCTTGAAGACTATCAGGCCGAGATGGCGGAGATTACGCAGAGCTTCTCCGCGCGAGTGGCAGCCATCGCTCAAGCGGTGCAGAGCGGACAACTCAGCAGCGAACAGGGACAGAAGCTCAGCACTGAGCAATATCAAATGGCGCAGATGCAATTCGACTTGCTCAGTGCCTGGCGCGAAATGCTGGAGCAGGATCTCGCCCGAACTCCAGAGGCTAAACCAGATCCCTCTGCGCCGCAGGCAAGCGAGATCGTAATGGTAGCCCTGCCGTTTTCTTCTCTGCAGCTCAATCCTTCGCTGGCTCAATATTTGGACCTGACAGATTCGCAGAGCAGCGCAATCCAGGAATTGATGACTGAGGAACGTGGGAATCTCCAACCGCTGATGGCGCAACTGCGATCAACCAGGGAAAAACTGCTCGCTGCCACCGGCTCGGCGAACGACAAAGAAGTGAAGGCCCTGGCGGCCACCCAGGCAAACATGCTCGCGAAGTTGATCGTCGCCAACTCTCGCATGCAAGCCAAACTCTACAAGCTCCTGACTCCGGAACAACGCAAGAAACTCGACAACTTCAAGAGGACCAGCGAGCCGATGATTGCGAGCAGGTGA
- a CDS encoding STAS domain-containing protein yields the protein MSKIADLLQDNESELLADWVKEQLSTSRRRDLMDDTQLQTQSAELLRSIAKATRNGNLSDTAGPEWSDVRERLSEISASRAKQGFTPAETATFVFSLKQPLFGRLRKDLAKNPDALANELWTANVLIDKLGLLTTDNFIQAKEQMIRKQAEEMLELSTPVVKLWQGIVAIPLIGTLDSNRTQVVMESLLSTIVATNSKVAIIDITGVPAVDTLVAQHLLKTITAAKLMGAECILSGIRPQIAQTIVHLGINLNEVITKASMADALAVALQKTGKTVVRVDKRKPSESKDAVDAKERGETKGA from the coding sequence ATGAGCAAGATCGCCGATTTACTGCAGGACAACGAATCTGAGCTGCTTGCAGACTGGGTGAAAGAGCAGCTTTCGACCTCCCGCCGTCGCGACCTGATGGACGACACCCAGTTGCAAACCCAATCGGCGGAGCTCTTGCGGTCGATAGCCAAAGCCACCCGAAATGGCAATCTGAGCGATACCGCTGGTCCGGAATGGTCTGATGTGCGCGAGCGCCTTTCGGAGATCTCGGCGAGCCGGGCGAAGCAGGGCTTCACTCCCGCTGAAACGGCTACCTTCGTTTTTTCGCTGAAGCAGCCACTGTTTGGGCGTCTGAGAAAGGATCTCGCCAAGAACCCTGACGCACTTGCGAATGAGCTCTGGACCGCCAATGTTTTGATTGACAAGCTAGGCCTGCTGACCACCGACAACTTCATTCAGGCAAAGGAGCAGATGATCCGCAAGCAAGCCGAAGAGATGCTGGAGCTTTCCACGCCGGTGGTGAAGCTTTGGCAGGGGATCGTTGCCATCCCCCTGATCGGCACGCTGGACAGCAACCGGACTCAGGTAGTAATGGAATCGTTGTTGAGCACGATCGTCGCGACCAATTCCAAGGTTGCAATTATCGACATTACAGGTGTTCCCGCGGTGGACACGCTCGTCGCGCAGCATCTGCTGAAGACCATCACTGCGGCCAAGCTGATGGGCGCGGAGTGCATCCTTAGCGGCATCAGGCCGCAGATCGCCCAAACCATCGTTCACCTCGGCATCAACCTCAATGAGGTCATCACCAAAGCGTCCATGGCCGATGCTCTCGCGGTTGCCCTGCAGAAAACCGGAAAGACCGTCGTCAGAGTGGACAAGCGAAAGCCCAGCGAAAGTAAGGATGCAGTCGACGCCAAAGAGCGTGGCGAGACGAAGGGAGCCTGA